In one Brienomyrus brachyistius isolate T26 chromosome 7, BBRACH_0.4, whole genome shotgun sequence genomic region, the following are encoded:
- the alpk2 gene encoding alpha-protein kinase 2 — MDLKIMSKQSHKISKECAECKPSTRQTKRDESSAVKMVTINTGKQVCGQKEKLPPDSSVTCTINDDSSKDDCADIGTITMTERNISKSRSRKKKRKSQNSQGKVETEPFLDKRATSGLKTESKAILSSPRHKTNEKTSDHVSKKCFSYMNNKVQEPTVKNVAVTTGGTVDLADSKLSAFVSNETLQLRPIGSTIHADDNPSNERHLCDDEEEKQALELQPKRQDGSTPKDSDNLNVSGETFQKKSYSAIVKERMQKHNRVPKILQNIHILKTSDDLENISLCCQFSGVSTDCFIAWMKEGALLVEEKISKAGDSEFSFTITKASSKDLGWYKCCLRSPYGNAFSEFHLTSDELNELVPCHNQTVQVSKEVGEDVKCAPLLFRGDFLCEQFFGDDQPASILTEEAHFGEGMHRKAFRTKVLTGLVPLFNPGHHCVLKVHNAISYGTKNNEELIHKNYNLAVEECHVQNTAREYIKAYTAVAKSAEIFGEVPEIIPIYLVHRPTSDIPYATLEEELLGEFVKYSVKDGKEMNLMRQDSEAGQKCCTFQHWVYHKTEGNLLVTDMQGVGMKLTDVGIATCKKGYKGFKGNCATSFIEQFKALHQCNKFCQLLGLKSIQACQQTSKRPATATKPKAKPLSRIRLFQPSRPNAECK, encoded by the exons atggaCCTAAAGATAATGTCTAAACAGTCTCACAAAATATCAAAGGAATGTGCGGAGTGCAAACCATCAACACGCCAAACCAAGAGAGATGAGTCATCTGCCGTGAAAATGGTCACGATAAACACGGGAAAGCAAGTTTGTGGCCAAAAGGAGAAACTCCCTCCCGACTCCTCTGTTACATGTACAATCAATGACGACAGCAGCAAAGACGACTGTGCTGATATTGGGACGATAACGATGACGGAAAGAAACATCTCCAAATCGCGGAGcagaaagaagaaaaggaaatcCCAAAATTCACAAGGAAAAGTTGAGACCGAACCCTTTTTAGACAAAAGGGCCACGTCAGGATTGAAAACTGAGTCCAAGGCAATACTTTCATCTCCGAGACATAAAACCAATGAGAAAACATCTGATCATGTGTCGAAAAAGTGTTTTTCATATATGAATAACAAAGTGCAAGAACCTACAGTCAAAAATGTGGCCGTCACCACTGGAGGTACAGTGGACTTAGCAGACAGCAAGCTGAGTGCCTTCGTCTCAAATGAAACATTACAGTTGAGACCCATTGGTTCAACAATCCATGCAGATGACAATCCTTCCAATGAGAGGCATTTATGTGACGATGAAGAGGAAAAACAGGCCCTAGAACTTCAGCCGAAAAGGCAAGACGGCTCCACCCCTAAAGACAGTGATAATCTGAATGTTTCTGGAGAAACATTCCAAAAGAAGTCATACAGTGCAATAGTCAAAGAGAGGATGCAGAAACATAACAGAG TACCAAAGATCCTGCAGAACATCCACATACTGAAGACATCTGATGACTTAGAAAACATTAGTCTCTGTTGTCAGTTTAGTGGTGTGTCAACTGACTGCTTCATTGCGTGGATGAAAGAAGGGGCACTTCTGGTAGAAGAGAAAATCAG CAAAGCTGGTGACAGTGAGTTTTCCTTCACGATTACTAAGGCCTCCAGTAAAGACCTAGGATGGTACAAATGTTGCCTGAGGAGCCCTTACGGAAATGCGTTCTCAGAATtccatctgacctctgatg AGCTGAATGAACTTGTGCCCTGTCATAATCAAACTG TGCAGGTGAGTAAGGAGGTTGGAGAAGATGTGAAATGTGCCCCCCTGCTGTTCAGAGGAGACTTCCTATGTGAGCAGTTCTTTGGGGATGATCAACCTGCAAGCATCTTGACAGAAGAGGCCCACTTCGGTGAGGGCATGCACCGGAAGGCCTTTCGAACCAAAGTTCTGACTGGTCTGGTGCCACTATTCAACCCTGGGCACCACTGTGTACTCAAAGTCCACAATGCCATCAGCTATGGGACCAAGAACAATGAAGAACTAATTCACAAGAATTATAACTTGGCTGTGGAG GAGTGTCATGTTCAGAATACAGCAAGAGAATACATCAAGGCCTACACAGCAGTTGCAAAGTCCGCAGAGATATTTGGAGAGGTTCCAGA GATCATTCCTATTTACCTGGTCCATCGACCCACCAGCGACATCCCATATGCCACCTTGGAAGAAGAGCTTCTAGGAGAGTTTGTTAAATATTCTGTCAAGGATGGAAAGGAGATGAACTTGATGAGACAAGACTCAGAGGCAGGGCAGAAATGCTGTACCTTCCAGCACTGGGTCTATCACAAGACTGAAGGCAACCTGTTGGTGACTGATATGCAAG GAGTTGGAATGAAATTAACTGACGTAGGTATAGCGACCTGTAAGAAAGG GTACAAAGGCTTCAAGGGTAATTGTGCCACCTCTTTCATCGAGCAGTTCAAAGCGCTCCATCAGTGTAACAAGTTTTGCCAGCTCTTGGGCCTGAAGTCTATACAAGCATGTCAACAAACATCTAAGCGGCCAGCAACAGCCACCAAACCAAAGGCGAAACCACTGTCCAGGATACGTTTGTTCCAGCCTTCAAGACCAAATGCTGAGTGCAAATGA
- the oacyl gene encoding O-acyltransferase like protein, whose protein sequence is MMLQLSVFILQVTVFSCVHIHNVTQKCLEDTEGFLSELHNDKPSKYAMLMYDAFGKMGSDVVGGNVNRPGSLQECLLVHGPTFNGQFCQVFLKQESIQYFVDICVPGSCNEDEVQALVVYNVFQKDGASLIPPIPSVLLIQSTQAIYATQCFAGTVSKDFSAVICLFLCCLLMILPLLASIYIAAIKWKWQKRISPGVNLALNSNLTHYGTLSSSKSVQMDFTASETTQTECREAEGDADEKSKCLYDCLQSFSLQRSSSGVLSAASNGQSYLSLNGIRILSLLWIISGHSVQLSVWNNIDNEKRWKEAVEKNPLYIFSFSGPVYLAVDTFLLLGGLLSAKSLLASIEAADDKLSPALVAEFLFKRFKRVQPLQLFIVCLVIGLFSVIPKGPFWVIVEDQILNCKKYWWSNMLLINNLLDITDVCAPWTWYLSIDFQFFISTPLLIFIYRLNKYALLAVASFLLVTSCLASALLTTLLHLPVHQPTTQDNETYFQYYYNKPYTRYGPYLVGILVGIFMKTRQSNLLKHKWKVAVGWASCFSIMALLVGLAYALRGVPSHPSVPHSLYQGLHRTLWAMSVAWIILASEEGYGGLVNRILSLNMWIPLSNISFACYLIHPVLIILYNGKQETAIHYTDLNFFYLFMGHTALTVTLGYVLTVLIERPFSFLKRCRK, encoded by the exons ATGATGCTTCAGCTGAGTGTTTTCATTTTACAAGTAACAGTTTTCTCTTGCGTCCATATTCATAACGTGACACAAAAATGCCTAGAGGACACAGAAGGCTTTCTCAGTGAATTGCACAATGACAAGCCAAGCAAGTATGCGATGTTAA TGTATGATGCCTTTGGTAAAATGGGCAGTGACGTTGTGGGTGGAAATGTGAATCGCCCAGGGTCCCTTCAGGAGTGCTTGTTAGTTCACGGCCCTACTTTTAATGGGCAGTTCTGTCAGGTATTTCTAAAACAG GAATCAATCCAGTACTTTGTTGACATTTGTGTTCCTGGCTCCTGTAATGAAGACGAAGTACAAGCATTAGTTGTTTACA ATGTCTTCCAGAAAGATGGGGCATCTCTGATTCCCCCAATACCTTCAGTGCTTTTAATCCAGTCCACACAAGCCATCTACGCGACACAGTGTTTTGCTGGAACTGTTTCCAAAGATTTTTCAGCTGTTATTTGTTT GTTTTTGTGCTGTCTGCTGATGATCCTTCCTCTTTTGGCGAGTATTTACATAGCCGCCATTAAATGGAAATGGCAGAAAAGGATCAGTCCAGGGGTTAACTTAGCCCTGAACTCAAACTTAACACACTATGGCACCCTAAGCTCCAGTAAGTCCGTTCAGATGGACTTCACGGCTTCAGAGACGACACAGACAGAATGCAGAGAAGCCGAAGGAGATGCCGATGAAAAAAGCAAG TGCTTGTACGACTGCCTGCAAAGTTTTTCTCTGCAGAGAAGCTCTTCCGGAGTGTTGAGTGCAGCGAGTAACGGACAAAGTTATTTGTCTCTGAATGGGATTCGTATTCTTAGCCTCCTCTGGATCATTTCAGGTCACAGCGTTCAGCTCAGTGTCTGGAATAACATAG ATAATGAAAAAAGATGGAAGGAAGCTGTAGAAAAGAATCCTCTGTACATATTTTCCTTCAGTGGGCCTGTGTATCTAGCTGTagatacatttttgctccttgg TGGACTTCTGAGTGCAAAATCACTTCTCGCATCTATCGAGGCAGCAGACGATAAACTCAGCCCAGCTCTGGTAGCCGAGTTTCTTTTCAAGAGGTTTAAAAG GGTCCAGCCCCTTCAGCTCTTCATTGTGTGCCTGGTCATCGGTCTGTTTTCTGTAATTCCCAAGGGTCCTTTCTGGGTTATTGTAGAAGATCAGATTTTGAACTGCAAGAAATACTGGTGGTCCAACATGTTGCTCATTAATAACCTGCTTGACATCACTGATGTT tgtGCCCCCTGGACGTGGTAtttgtccattgatttccagttTTTCATCTCAACTCCACTGCTGATCTTCATCTATAGATT AAACAAATATGCCCTTCTGGCAGTTGCTTCTTTCTTGCTGGTCACCTCATGCCTGGCCAGTGCCCTGCTTACCACCTTACTGCATCTACCGGTTCACCAACCAACGACACA agaTAATGAAACATACTTTCAATATTACTACAACAAGCCTTACACAAGATATGGTCCATACTTGGTCGGGATCTTGGTAGGAATATTCATGAAGACTAGACAGAGCAACCTTTTAAAACATAAG TGGAAGGTCGCAGTGGGTTGGGCCTCCTGCTTCTCCATCATGGCCCTGTTGGTGGGTCTGGCATATGCCCTGCGGGGGGTCCCAAGTCACCCCTCAGTACCACATTCTCTGTATCAAGGACTCCATCGCACCCTGTGGGCAATGTCTGTGGCTTGGATCATCTTGGCATCCGAAGAGGGGTATGGAG GGTTAGTCAACAGAATATTGTCACTAAACATGTGGATTCCTCTTTCAAACATCAGCTTTGCCTGTTATTTAATTCACCCTGTTCTGATTATCTTATACAATGGGAAACAAGAGACAGCCATCCATTACACTGACCTCAACTTC TTCTACCTATTCATGGGACACACTGCATTGACTGTGACTTTGGGATACGTCTTGACTGTGCTTATTGAAAGGCCGTTTTCATTTCTGAAGAGGTGTAGGAAATAA
- the znf532 gene encoding zinc finger protein 532, with amino-acid sequence MGDMKTPDFDDLLAAFDIPDMVDPKAAIESGHDDHDGQLKQSVHSEEESQVPSTPDVGVSVIVKNIRNIEASEHAHTEKEIHPSLGNGLQNGFLAMPSNDRYGKDIGKSLSDEGHGLAMNSSSFNQFSPISSAEEFDDDDKIEVDDPLDKKDNLPGFRANPLTGSAEKKEDESPDVISGDLLSRSGTNGDFDKTSIETNNSLNLYDIQKPRKIEDSKERASNSLDQKESGDGASLSMSSVSQAKSKSSSKLSSCIAAIAALSAKKATTDPVIPDLHTFPRDSPMEPKESPRVSEKPVDPEPALELVKKIFSKQPESPCSVTSESSSKGSPSSPAGSIPVIPKVRIKTIKTSSGQIKRTVTRVLPEFDPEGLKKGTDHASIVVSSLLSSPTSTSVFSPPSRTSLPTPVVATSASAPIEVTKQMTIKPVATAFLPVSAVKTAGSQVINLKLANNTTVKATVIPAASVQSASSAILKAANAIQQQTVMVPASSLANAKLVPKTVHLTNLNLLPQSSTNTSELHQVLSKPQQPIKQALIAAQPPKKVSRVQVLASSQSSVVEAFNKVLSSINPVPVYVPNLSPPSAACISIPSRGYKCLECGDSFALEKSLTQHYDRRSVRIEVTCNHCTKNLVFYNKCSLLSHARGHKDKGVVMQCSHLILKPIPADQMIASPLHSSVLATTTVHNSMVNSVGKTTPSLLSTVVSAPSTAPVVAAMPLEEDSSRLCRHSLKCFECSEMFQDEASLAMHYQQAVESSGQKTCNICQMLLPNQCSFVSHQRIHQHKSPYICPECGAVCRSVHFQTHVTKNCLHYTRRVGYRCVHCSVIYADVAALKSHIQGTHCEIFYKCPICPMAFKSAPGTHSHAYTQHPGVKIGEPKLIYKCSMCDTVFTQQTLLYSHFDQHIANQKVSVFKCPDCSMHYAQKQLMLDHIKSMHGTLKTIEGPPNLGINLPLTTKPTNPMAQSPNKEVNTLNGMEKSEKKPQPPLKRSSTSALPKKPTNPGWMCRECDRLFTQKEVYISHMKREHGKQMKKHPCRQCDKSFSSSHSLCRHNRIKHKGLRKVYSCPHCPEPNRSFSKRLMLEKHIQLMHGIKEGKTTTDSTNIDDPSEKEFAQASSPKRKQEENSMGFRSRGASAQPLKKLKINVFKVHKCAVCSFTTEDIVQFHEHIPQHKSDGSSYQCRECGLCYTSHNSLSRHLFIVHKLKELQGLSRQNGAGDQGQQENQLSPEDAGNDGASETKCKVCGKTFETEGALNTHMRTHGMAFIKSKRLNTADK; translated from the exons AATAGCTCCTCTTTCAACCAGTTCAGTCCAATTTCCAGTGCAGAAGaatttgatgatgatgataaaatTGAAGTGGACGATCCATTGGACAAGAAAGACAATCTGCCCGGTTTTCGAGCGAATCCCCTAACTGGATCAGCTGAAAAGAAAGAAGATGAATCCCCAGATGTCATTTCGGGGGACTTATTAAGCAGGTCTGGGACAAATGGAGATTTTGATAAAACCAGTATAGAAACCAACAATAGCTTGAACTTGTATGATATTCAGAAACCAAGGAAAATAGAAGATTCCAAAGAGAGAGCATCAAATTCTCTAGATCAAAAAGAAAGTGGGGATGGTGCAAGTCTTAGTATGTCCAGTGTGTCTCAGGCGAAGTCGAAATCATCATCTAAGCTCTCCTCCTGTATTGCTGCTATTGCTGCTCTGAGCGCAAAGAAAGCTACAACCGATCCTGTAATTCCTGACCTGCACACATTCCCTCGTGATTCACCCATGGAGCCGAAAGAGAGCCCCAGAGTCAGTGAAAAGCCTGTCGATCCCGAGCCGGCACTGGAGCTGGTGAAGAAGATATTCTCCAAACAGCCAGAGAGTCCCTGCAGTGTCACCAGTGAAAGCAGCAGCAAAGGGTCTCCCTCTTCCCCTGCAGGCTCTATTCCAGTTATCCCCAAAGTCAGAATTAAAACTATAAAGACTTCTTCAGGTCAGATCAAGCGTACGGTCACCAGAGTCCTCCCCGAGTTTGATCCTGAAGGTCTTAAAAAAGGGACAGACCATGCCTCGATTGTGGTTTCCTCCCTGTTATCTTCCCCAACATCCACATCCGTGTTTTCACCCCCTTCCCGGACATCACTGCCCACCCCGGTGGTCGCCACTTCTGCTAGTGCGCCAATAGAAGTCACTAAGCAGATGACCATTAAGCCAGTAGCTACTGCTTTTTTGCCTGTTTCTGCGGTTAAGACTGCGGGCTCCCAGGTGATCAACCTCAAGCTGGCTAACAACACCACAGTAAAAGCCACGGTCATCCCTGCTGCTTCAGTGCAGAGTGCTAGCAGTGCTATTCTCAAGGCTGCGAACGCCATCCAGCAGCAGACCGTAATGGTGCCTGCCTCTAGCCTTGCCAATGCCAAACTTGTACCAAAGACTGTCCACCTCACAAACCTCAACCTTCTTCCTCAGTCATCAACAAACACTTCGGAGCTCCACCAGGTGCTATCCAAGCCACAACAGCCCATTAAGCAGGCTTTGATTGCTGCTCAGCCGCCTAAAAAAGTGTCTCGAGTCCAGGTACTTGCCAGCTCACAGAGCTCTGTTGTCGAAGCCTTCAATAAGGTCCTAAGCAGCATCAATCCAGTTCCAGTCTATGTGCCGAATCTAAGCCCCCCATCTGCTGCCTGCATCTCCATCCCATCACGTGGATACAAATGCCTGGAGTGCGGCGACTCCTTCGCTCTCGAGAAGAGCCTCACTCAACACTATGACCGCAGGAGTGTCCGCATAGAAGTGACTTGCAATCATTGTACCAAGAACCTAGTCTTCTATAACAAGTGCAGCCTCCTATCTCACGCCCGGGGACACAAAGACAAAGGGGTTGTCATGCAGTGCTCGCACCTAATCCTGAAACCCATCCCTGCAGACCAGATGATCGCCTCACCCTTACATTCCTCTGTCTTGGCTACCACCACTGTCCACAATTCCATGGTGAATTCAGTGGGAAAGACAACGCCTAGCCTCCTCAGTACGGTGGTCTCTGCCCCTTCCACGGCCCCAGTTGTGGCTGCTATGCCCCTTGAAGAAGACTCGTCGAGGCTGTGTaggcacagcttgaaatgctttgaaTGCAGTGAAATGTTTCAGGATGAAGCTTCTCTTGCAATGCACTACCAGCAGGCCGTGGAGTCAAGCGGacag AAAACGTGCAACATTTGCCAAATGCTGCTCCCAAACCAGTGCAGCTTTGTGTCACACCAGCGGATCCACCAGCACAAGTCCCCTTACATCTGTCCAGAGTGCGGCGCAGTCTGCCGTTCGGTCCACTTCCAAACACATGTCACCAAGAACTGCCTGCATTACACCCGGAGGGTGGGCTACCG CTGTGTACATTGTAGCGTCATCTATGCTGACGTAGCTGCCCTCAAGTCTCACATCCAGGGCACTCACTGTGAGATCTTCTATAAATGCCCCATCTGCCCCATGGCTTTTAAATCTGCCCCAGGGACACACTCCCACGCTTACACTCAGCATCCTGGTGTCAAGATAGGAGAACCCAA GCTGATTTACAAGTGCTCTATGTGTGACACTGTGTTTACCCAACAAACTCTGCTCTACTCCCACTTTGACCAACACATTGCCAATCAGAAAGTATCTGTCTTCAAGTGTCCAGACTGTTCCATGCACTACGCTCAAAAGCAGCTCATGTTGGACCACATCAAG TCTATGCACGGTACTCTTAAGACCATTGAAGGTCCCCCTAATTTGGGAATAAACTTGCCTCTCACTACTAAGCCCACTAATCCTATGGCCCAAAGCCCCAACAAGGAGGTCAACACATTAAACGGGATGGAGAAGAGTGAAAAGAAGCCCCAGCCCCCCCTGAAACGAAGCAGCACATCAGCCCTCCCCAAGAAGCCCACTAACCCTGGCTGGATGTGCCGTGAGTGTGACAGACTGTTTACCCAGAAGGAAGTCTACATCTCCCACATGAAGAGGGAGCACGGCAAG CAAATGAAGAAACACCCCTGTCGGCAGTGTGACAAGTCCTTCAGCTCCTCCCACAGCCTCTGCAGGCATAACAGAATTAAGCACAAGGGTCTCCGTAAGGTCTATTCCTGCCC ACACTGTCCTGAGCCCAATCGCAGTTTCAGTAAGCGACTGATGTTGGAGAAGCACATTCAGCTCATGCACGGCATCAAAGAGGGGAAAACGACAACCGACTCcacaaacattgacgacccttCAGAGAAGGAATTTGCCCAg GCCTCCAGCCCCAAGCGCAAACAGGAGGAGAATTCCATGGGCTTCCGTTCCCGAGGAGCGTCTGCGCAGCCGCTGAAGAAACTCAAGATTAACGTGTTTAAGGTGCACAAATGTGCAGTGTGTAGCTTCACCACTGAGGACATTGTGCAGTTCCACGAACACATTCCTCAGCATAAGTCAGACGGCTCTTCTTACCAGTGTCGGGAGTGCGGCTTGTGCTACACGTCCCACAATTCCCTGTCCCGGCACCTGTTCATCGTGCACAAGCTGAAGGAGCTACAGGGGCTGTCCCGGCAGAACGGCGCTGGCGACCAGGGTCAGCAGGAGAACCAGCTGAGTCCCGAGGACGCCGGTAATGACGGAGCGTCGGAAACAAAGTGCAAAGTGTGTGGCAAGACTTTTGAGACAGAAGGAGCCTTGAATACCCACATGAGGACACATGGTATGGCCTTCATAAAGTCTAAAAGACTGAATACAGCAGACAAGTGA